A single window of Marivivens aquimaris DNA harbors:
- a CDS encoding helix-turn-helix domain-containing protein → MNGEAFSAEIIMRQVFSHTPALAERSSVPGTNPYRVIEPIRALRKELGLTPNDLVTLQALISFMPKKAGQTAPMTIVFPSNASLSERTNGLNERTIRRCIGHLVDAGLIQRRDSATRKRFPLRYGGLIRDAFGFDLQPMYNRERELTEHAEQLVGDQEKLRSLKAEALALRVEALRQAKDVETVSFLQNVRNILRRATLKADEIIELIKRLAELVGATIREFPAGNHDAQETMPDQMSGDDGQNVRHVEPTRLNIKKDRADAHCTSGFQERRDPTIMAWTDLKNVSDFFPHEPRDHQSVLEILADVGRLLRIEQGRIMKHLRERGPGQLLIALDELILRASTGQVKNNNAYLDAMMRQGT, encoded by the coding sequence GTGAACGGGGAAGCTTTTTCAGCCGAAATCATCATGAGACAGGTATTTTCTCACACACCCGCCTTGGCGGAACGATCGTCTGTACCCGGTACGAACCCGTACAGGGTAATCGAGCCGATCCGAGCGCTTCGCAAAGAACTCGGTCTGACACCAAATGACCTGGTAACACTGCAGGCCTTGATCAGCTTCATGCCGAAGAAGGCCGGACAAACAGCTCCAATGACTATCGTCTTTCCCTCAAACGCATCATTGTCTGAGAGAACGAACGGCCTGAACGAGAGAACGATTCGACGGTGTATCGGACACCTCGTGGATGCCGGGCTGATCCAGCGCAGGGATAGCGCAACCCGCAAACGGTTCCCTCTTCGCTACGGTGGATTGATCAGAGATGCCTTTGGCTTCGATCTGCAGCCAATGTATAATCGGGAAAGAGAGCTCACCGAACACGCAGAACAGCTTGTGGGCGATCAGGAAAAGCTACGGTCACTCAAGGCGGAGGCACTGGCTCTTCGTGTCGAGGCTTTGCGCCAAGCAAAGGATGTTGAGACTGTCTCATTTCTCCAGAACGTACGAAACATCCTACGCCGTGCAACTCTCAAAGCCGACGAAATCATAGAGCTTATCAAGAGGCTGGCAGAGTTGGTCGGAGCGACCATCAGAGAGTTTCCGGCCGGAAACCATGACGCTCAGGAAACAATGCCCGACCAAATGTCCGGCGACGACGGACAAAATGTCCGGCACGTAGAACCCACAAGATTGAATATAAAAAAAGATAGAGCAGATGCACACTGCACATCTGGTTTTCAGGAACGCCGAGATCCAACAATTATGGCATGGACGGACCTGAAAAACGTATCGGACTTCTTCCCGCATGAACCAAGAGATCATCAATCAGTTCTCGAAATATTGGCCGATGTCGGAAGATTGCTAAGAATAGAACAGGGCAGGATCATGAAACACCTTAGAGAACGAGGTCCAGGGCAGCTCCTTATTGCACTCGACGAATTAATTTTGAGAGCCAGCACAGGACAGGTGAAAAACAACAACGCCTACCTCGACGCTATGATGAGGCAAGGGACGTGA
- a CDS encoding DEAD/DEAH box helicase, whose translation MNLKELISDERTSITGQGIDNRAYSRTLRHLRSYNFWEGVDDAPHLWGHQQAAIATVVAYLHGDKQIPERPEHTEAALLKLPTGTGKSGIIAILARCLPEVRRVLVLTPRTALTEQLLADIRYRFWSHLGYEANGSALFTAEADVFGTTLDNVYVEQFLPKNVGMVVQHLGDQATDRAILVGTHQALGDIRKTAQDPDDGGSAVAAAILAHIRDEFDLVIVDEGHYEPAISWSRGVREFNLPTLLLSATPYRNDYKSFRVRGRYLFNFPYRQAVDGRIIRPADIIVPEGDVGPVVREAAIPQFVGILHKELLERLREAERWFLNGVTPKVMVRGDDLETLTLLQTEINRVFETQAVVIHDRAKKTQQNRDMFTSVASALRSRPDAKFWIHQNKLMEGIDDPSFVAVAIFDLMGNARQLVQQIGRATRYSRGEDGIPQAGWILSTPANAERIRTTWERYQGYEDYAARNTAHIVTNEVTLPDRLLEYMAEYQYIGGEFRGRFEFEQPLAAGDIQLPRTAAVLRTAAPLPDIRVFATVIEEAIMDKDRFKITPIEGMPDGSIGFSYYAWRNSPYLIDRFFSEWKLGVFLAVQQGELVFMHDTEGLVVDMDGLSLKRAGRSVMEKAFPESDDNPSRLSRMSFSSLDMSQHAIRAMALRTRSFADAFTDLLDPSLVPATAAGFVNGTARYVGFNRSRLRDASERHVSVADYVTWTTEIAAELADADRERSHVFNRYAALVEDIDDQEAQPVSILLDPSLDDMRDDEAGGAAWVLLEDIDYFDLCAEVDGATGGFTIQIGDEDVPCSVEFVSETRKYRVTSPRLDELAPAQAGEDRRQALTLVQRLNKGQAFRILTQRDSVVYSEGNFYEPKMQWVQDGGVKPVLEYIHASPTLDDVLTEKGDDQYAANRAHWYRQSIFGLFSVTCEGQRAANGIADDKLTAEIEAIPVWLCDDDSREAADFIGFDPDNRKIVFVHAKVGDVGRGGTGYHVGGLQDVGRQALASLGFISRGQPSTVWTPDRWETDVQANQVRLHGRSRIFRNPNGLTSAQLNDLLHASCRNPSFDREIWIVGAKMARRQALVEGLNQERWPNRLRQFLMHWDAMQTACARASTRLKFYCSN comes from the coding sequence GTGAATCTAAAAGAACTAATTTCGGATGAGCGGACGTCGATTACGGGACAGGGAATCGATAACAGAGCCTATTCGCGGACCCTCCGGCACCTTCGAAGCTACAACTTCTGGGAGGGTGTCGACGATGCGCCACACCTCTGGGGGCACCAGCAAGCAGCTATCGCCACGGTCGTTGCCTATCTGCACGGGGACAAGCAGATACCGGAGCGGCCCGAGCACACAGAAGCTGCGCTCCTAAAGCTACCCACCGGCACAGGCAAGTCTGGCATCATTGCGATCCTTGCGCGGTGTCTGCCGGAGGTCCGCCGTGTTCTCGTATTGACGCCACGCACTGCGCTGACTGAGCAACTCCTGGCGGACATCCGTTACCGTTTCTGGTCTCACCTTGGGTATGAGGCAAACGGCTCGGCGCTCTTCACCGCGGAGGCCGACGTGTTCGGCACCACGCTTGACAACGTGTATGTCGAACAATTCTTGCCCAAGAATGTCGGCATGGTGGTGCAGCATCTGGGCGATCAGGCCACTGATCGCGCCATTCTGGTCGGCACGCATCAGGCGCTCGGCGACATCCGCAAGACGGCACAAGATCCTGATGATGGCGGTTCGGCAGTTGCAGCAGCTATTTTAGCGCATATCCGGGACGAGTTTGATCTCGTGATCGTCGATGAAGGTCATTACGAGCCTGCTATCTCGTGGTCACGCGGCGTTCGAGAATTCAATCTGCCGACTCTTCTATTGAGCGCAACGCCTTACAGGAACGACTACAAGTCGTTTCGTGTGCGCGGACGTTATCTCTTCAACTTCCCTTACAGGCAGGCAGTTGACGGGCGTATTATCCGTCCCGCCGATATCATCGTGCCAGAAGGCGACGTCGGACCAGTTGTGCGGGAAGCTGCAATCCCACAGTTTGTCGGCATTCTGCACAAGGAATTGCTCGAGCGCCTGCGGGAGGCCGAACGCTGGTTTTTGAACGGCGTAACGCCAAAAGTCATGGTGCGCGGTGATGACCTTGAGACCCTCACGCTCTTACAGACCGAGATTAACCGCGTCTTCGAAACGCAAGCTGTCGTGATCCATGACCGCGCGAAGAAGACGCAGCAGAACCGGGACATGTTCACCAGCGTCGCGTCCGCTCTTCGGTCCCGCCCTGACGCGAAGTTCTGGATTCACCAGAACAAGCTCATGGAGGGGATTGACGATCCGTCATTCGTTGCCGTCGCCATCTTCGATCTCATGGGCAATGCACGACAACTCGTGCAGCAGATTGGACGTGCGACCAGATATTCGCGGGGTGAGGATGGTATACCCCAGGCAGGTTGGATTCTTTCCACTCCTGCCAATGCCGAGCGTATTCGGACTACTTGGGAGAGATACCAAGGCTACGAGGATTATGCGGCGCGGAACACCGCGCATATCGTCACGAACGAGGTTACGCTTCCGGACCGCCTGCTCGAATACATGGCCGAGTATCAATATATTGGCGGTGAATTTCGGGGGCGCTTCGAGTTCGAACAGCCACTCGCCGCAGGCGACATCCAGCTTCCCCGAACCGCCGCTGTTCTGAGAACTGCCGCACCGCTTCCCGACATCCGTGTGTTCGCCACGGTGATCGAAGAAGCAATCATGGACAAGGACCGGTTTAAGATCACGCCGATTGAAGGCATGCCGGATGGTTCGATCGGTTTTTCCTACTATGCGTGGCGAAACTCGCCGTACCTGATCGACCGGTTCTTTTCTGAATGGAAGCTTGGGGTTTTCCTTGCTGTCCAACAGGGTGAACTCGTTTTCATGCACGATACAGAAGGCCTTGTGGTGGATATGGACGGCCTAAGCCTCAAACGAGCGGGCAGGTCGGTCATGGAAAAGGCCTTCCCCGAGAGTGACGACAATCCGTCCCGACTTTCCCGCATGTCCTTCTCCTCTCTCGACATGTCCCAACATGCGATCCGGGCAATGGCTCTGCGGACTCGTTCTTTTGCAGATGCTTTTACCGATTTGCTTGATCCTTCGCTCGTTCCTGCAACTGCCGCCGGTTTTGTAAACGGGACCGCCCGGTATGTTGGCTTTAATCGCTCGCGCCTGCGCGATGCTTCGGAGCGCCATGTTTCGGTTGCAGACTATGTTACATGGACCACAGAAATCGCCGCCGAGCTGGCGGATGCCGATCGGGAACGAAGCCATGTCTTTAATCGATATGCTGCCTTGGTCGAAGATATCGATGACCAAGAAGCCCAGCCGGTTTCGATCCTGCTTGACCCATCGCTTGACGACATGCGCGACGACGAGGCCGGTGGTGCGGCCTGGGTTCTCCTTGAGGACATCGATTACTTTGATCTATGTGCCGAGGTGGATGGCGCAACAGGCGGATTCACGATCCAGATCGGCGACGAGGATGTGCCGTGTAGCGTCGAGTTCGTTTCGGAAACCCGCAAATACAGGGTTACCAGCCCAAGGCTGGATGAGCTTGCTCCCGCGCAGGCAGGAGAGGATAGGCGTCAGGCCTTGACGCTCGTACAGCGGCTTAACAAAGGGCAGGCCTTCCGAATTCTCACACAGCGTGACAGCGTCGTGTATTCGGAGGGCAATTTCTACGAACCGAAGATGCAGTGGGTTCAGGACGGTGGCGTCAAACCGGTTCTCGAATATATCCACGCATCGCCCACGCTCGATGATGTCCTGACCGAGAAGGGCGACGATCAATACGCCGCAAATCGTGCACATTGGTACAGGCAATCCATTTTCGGGCTTTTTTCGGTAACATGCGAAGGCCAGCGCGCTGCCAACGGGATCGCGGATGACAAACTTACCGCCGAAATTGAAGCCATACCGGTCTGGTTGTGTGATGACGATAGCCGTGAAGCCGCGGACTTCATAGGTTTTGATCCTGATAACAGGAAGATCGTGTTTGTTCACGCAAAGGTCGGCGATGTGGGGCGGGGCGGCACCGGATATCATGTCGGCGGACTACAGGATGTCGGTCGGCAAGCACTCGCAAGCCTCGGGTTTATCTCGCGCGGACAGCCATCCACGGTCTGGACGCCCGATCGATGGGAAACCGACGTACAGGCTAATCAAGTCAGGCTACATGGTCGTAGCCGCATCTTTCGGAATCCTAACGGTCTCACATCTGCTCAACTCAACGATCTGCTCCACGCGTCGTGTCGAAATCCGTCCTTTGATCGTGAAATCTGGATTGTCGGAGCGAAGATGGCGCGCAGGCAAGCGCTTGTGGAGGGCCTGAACCAAGAGCGTTGGCCGAACCGCCTGCGGCAGTTCCTGATGCATTGGGATGCCATGCAGACGGCCTGTGCCAGAGCAAGCACGCGGCTGAAGTTCTATTGTTCCAATTAG
- a CDS encoding H-NS histone family protein encodes MADCDLEPLSLGELKKMQKDVAKAIATFEDRQKAEARAKVEPVARDLGYSLAELVGTDSKTKRAPVAPKYQHPENPAVTWSGRGRKPQWFVDALAAGTTAGDLEIR; translated from the coding sequence ATGGCTGATTGCGATCTCGAGCCACTGTCGCTCGGCGAGCTGAAGAAAATGCAGAAGGACGTCGCCAAGGCGATTGCCACATTCGAGGATCGGCAGAAGGCGGAAGCCCGCGCCAAGGTAGAACCTGTCGCCCGGGATCTGGGCTATTCACTGGCCGAACTCGTCGGGACAGATAGCAAGACCAAGCGCGCTCCAGTCGCACCAAAATACCAGCACCCTGAGAACCCGGCCGTCACCTGGTCTGGTCGCGGGCGGAAACCGCAGTGGTTCGTAGACGCGCTGGCTGCTGGCACAACGGCTGGTGATCTGGAAATTCGCTGA
- a CDS encoding single-stranded DNA-binding protein: MQNIVILAGNIGQTPEVRTTQGGTNITNFSLATSRPRLSEGRVLRDENGYRVMDTEWHRITCFNGLGKTVAEHCEKGMKVLVHGRIHYSKWIDSMGNDRYGCEIIAEKVDFLSRPKSAENENPELVDRDDEIPF; this comes from the coding sequence ATGCAGAACATCGTCATCCTCGCCGGCAACATCGGTCAGACCCCCGAAGTCCGCACCACCCAAGGCGGCACCAACATCACCAACTTCAGCCTCGCCACCTCCCGCCCCCGCCTCTCGGAAGGTCGCGTCCTGCGCGACGAGAACGGCTACCGGGTCATGGACACGGAATGGCACCGCATCACCTGCTTCAACGGTCTCGGCAAGACGGTCGCGGAGCATTGCGAAAAGGGCATGAAGGTCCTCGTCCATGGCCGCATCCACTACAGCAAGTGGATCGACAGCATGGGGAACGACCGCTACGGCTGCGAGATCATCGCCGAGAAGGTCGACTTCCTGAGCCGCCCGAAGTCGGCCGAGAACGAAAACCCCGAGCTGGTTGACCGCGACGACGAGATCCCGTTCTGA
- a CDS encoding DUF5131 family protein, whose translation MAQKSEIEWTDATWNPVTGCTKVGPGCDHCYAERFAERWRGIQGHPYEQGFDLRLWPSRLGQLAQWKKPRMIFVNSMSDLFHKDIPREFIDHVFDAMEAADWHVYQVLTKRSSLMRNYVRRRYNGGRVPSHIWLGVSVEDAAHKGRIEHLRQINSDARFISFEPLLGPIGEVDLTSVAWAIVGGESGPGARPMEAAWATELRVACERYEVAFFFKQWGGARPKSGGRLLEGEEWNGFPWQIVPKAIMAELQ comes from the coding sequence ATGGCACAGAAATCTGAAATCGAATGGACGGATGCGACATGGAATCCTGTGACGGGATGCACGAAGGTCGGTCCCGGCTGCGACCATTGCTACGCAGAAAGGTTCGCTGAACGCTGGCGCGGTATTCAAGGACATCCATACGAACAAGGTTTCGACTTGCGCCTATGGCCGTCACGCCTTGGGCAGCTCGCACAGTGGAAGAAGCCGCGAATGATCTTCGTCAACTCGATGAGCGACCTGTTCCACAAGGATATTCCGCGTGAGTTCATCGACCACGTGTTCGATGCGATGGAGGCCGCCGACTGGCATGTCTATCAAGTCCTGACCAAGCGCTCATCACTGATGCGCAACTACGTGCGCCGCCGCTACAACGGTGGGCGAGTGCCGTCGCATATCTGGCTTGGCGTGTCCGTCGAGGATGCCGCACACAAAGGGCGGATTGAACACCTTCGGCAGATCAACTCGGATGCGCGCTTCATCTCATTCGAACCGCTGCTAGGCCCGATTGGCGAGGTCGATCTGACAAGTGTTGCTTGGGCGATTGTCGGCGGCGAAAGTGGGCCCGGCGCTCGTCCGATGGAAGCGGCGTGGGCGACCGAATTGCGCGTTGCCTGTGAGCGATACGAAGTTGCTTTCTTCTTCAAACAGTGGGGCGGTGCGCGGCCGAAATCCGGCGGTCGTCTGCTCGAAGGCGAAGAATGGAACGGGTTCCCGTGGCAAATCGTGCCGAAGGCGATCATGGCCGAATTGCAATAG
- the tcmP gene encoding three-Cys-motif partner protein TcmP, which produces MEADLDLYRDREQSFIKHQFLTKYLQAAAYKTLQGHSPTFNFVDAFAGPWRISDDAKYSDASFDQAINTLEAVRADLEKRGVGGLKIRFCFCEQRPEAVARLREYAASKGRFEIHVFEGAFEDNLNAIATKVTDGFTFTFIDPTGWNIRNEEVFRFLREQNGEFMLNFMSDHINRHAEYHEVEASFGRFLADAAWADEFAHLPAGWSNEQKMLYLMKAAMRSNKVASYLPDFSIMVPRRERVKMRLILGTQSPSGLEVFRDVQEKVEKQELVMRHNLREGDSPQVSLFSSADIAAIQQEQKGVGCKANRKRAEEIIVSFLKGRMRAFPGPMFNQAMEEVPIRRKHLNSVLLDMRERGVINFELPPRKRVPQPDTAIFLV; this is translated from the coding sequence ATGGAAGCAGATTTAGACCTTTACCGCGACCGCGAACAATCATTCATTAAGCACCAGTTCCTGACGAAATACCTCCAAGCAGCGGCATACAAGACGCTGCAAGGCCATTCTCCTACATTCAATTTCGTAGATGCCTTTGCCGGACCTTGGCGCATATCTGATGACGCTAAGTATTCAGATGCGTCGTTCGATCAGGCAATCAACACTTTGGAAGCTGTTCGCGCTGATCTAGAAAAGCGCGGCGTCGGTGGACTGAAAATTCGCTTCTGTTTCTGCGAACAGCGTCCAGAAGCGGTTGCGCGCCTTCGGGAGTACGCTGCTTCGAAAGGGCGGTTCGAGATACACGTTTTCGAAGGTGCATTCGAAGACAACCTCAATGCGATCGCCACCAAAGTGACTGACGGTTTCACGTTCACCTTCATTGACCCGACCGGATGGAACATTCGTAACGAAGAGGTGTTCCGCTTCCTGCGTGAACAGAATGGCGAGTTCATGCTGAATTTCATGTCGGACCACATCAACCGACATGCTGAATATCACGAGGTTGAGGCGTCCTTCGGGCGGTTCCTAGCGGACGCGGCATGGGCTGATGAGTTCGCGCACCTACCCGCCGGCTGGAGCAACGAGCAGAAGATGCTGTACCTGATGAAGGCCGCGATGCGCTCGAACAAAGTGGCATCATATCTACCCGATTTCTCGATCATGGTGCCGAGGCGCGAGCGAGTGAAGATGCGTCTAATACTCGGTACGCAGAGCCCGTCCGGGTTGGAAGTATTCCGCGACGTTCAAGAGAAGGTCGAGAAGCAGGAACTAGTGATGCGTCACAACCTCCGCGAAGGTGACAGCCCGCAAGTCAGCTTGTTCTCTTCTGCCGACATCGCAGCGATCCAGCAGGAACAGAAAGGCGTCGGGTGCAAAGCGAATAGAAAACGGGCTGAGGAGATAATCGTGAGTTTCCTGAAAGGCCGAATGCGGGCATTTCCTGGCCCGATGTTCAATCAGGCGATGGAGGAAGTTCCAATTCGCCGCAAGCATCTGAACAGTGTCCTTTTGGATATGCGGGAGCGGGGCGTCATCAATTTCGAACTTCCGCCGAGAAAGCGAGTTCCCCAGCCGGATACCGCAATCTTCTTGGTCTGA